The genomic stretch CCGTGCCCCCTGGATACCGCCGTTGACCGCGATGTCGCGAATTTCCGCCGTGTCCATCTCCGGAATGGGTTTCGTCATCGTCGCCTCCTGTGAAGATCCGTTCCCCCGGACATACCCGGCCCGGGCACGGTCAACCGCCGGGGGTACGCCCTCGATCGACGACCGTGGCCGGGCGGTCGGCGGTGCGGTACGACTACGCTGGCGCCAGGTCCGTCCCAGCGGGACATCAGCGGCGAGGGGAGACGCGCACATGGCGTGGAGCTGGCGGTACGAGGGCGCGAACGGCGAGTCGGTCGACGGGCCGGGGGAGTCGTTCGGTAGCCAGGCCGACGCCGAGTCCTGGATCGGCCAGACCTGGCGGGAGCTCGCGGCGTCCGGCGTCACCTCGGTCACGCTGCTGGAGGACGACCGGGTGGACTACCGGATGAGCCTGCAACCCCCGGCGGAGTGATGCCGCCCCGGGACTCCGAGCCGCTGGTGCTGGGGTACCCCGGGCCGCGTTCCGGCCCAGTCCGGTGTTCCTCGCCCTGGTCGCGTACCACGTCCCCGGCCGGCCTGAACGTGCCCGGCCGGGGACGGGCCGGGTCAGCGACGCTCGGCCGGCGACTCGGTACGCGCCGGATCCCGCTCGGTCACCGGCTCGACGACCTCGTCGATCGCCTTGAGTAGACCGGCGTCGAGCTTGACCCCGGCCGCCTTCACGTTGTCGTGCACCTGCTCGGGGCGGGACGCGCCGATGATCGCCGACGAGACGTTCGGGTTCTGCAGCACCCACGCGACGGCGAGCTGGGCCATGGTCAGCCCGGCCTGGTCGGCCAGCGGCCGGAGCTGCTGCACCCGGGTCAGCACGTCGTCGGTGAGCCACTTGGCGATGAAGCCGGCACCGGACTTCTCGTCGGTGGCCCGGGAACCGGCCGGCGGCGGCTGGCCGGGCTGGTACTTGCCGGTGAGGACGCCCTGCGCCATCGGTGACCAGACGATCTGACCGATTCCCAGTTCCTCACTGGTGGGTACGACCTCGCTCTCGATGACCCGCCAGAGCATCGAGTACTGCGGCTGGCTGGAGACCAGCGGGATGCGCAACTCCCGGGCGAGGGCGTGGGCCTCGCGGATCTGCGACGCCTTCCACTCGGAGACTCCGATGTAGTGCGCCTTGCCGGAGTGCACGACGTCGGCGAAAGCCTCCATCGTCTCCTCCAGCGGCGTGCTGTAGTCGTACCGGTGGGCCTGGTACAGGTCGACGTAGTCGGTCCGCAGCCGGCGCAGCGACCCGTTGATCGACTCCATGATGTGCTTGCGGGACAGGCCCCGGTCGTTGCGACCCGGACCGGTGGGCCAGTACACCTTGGTGAAGATCTCCAGGCCCTCGCGCCGCTCCTGCTCCAGCGCTCGGCCGAGGACGTCCTCGGCGCGGGTGCCGGCGTACACGTCGGCGGTGTCGAAGGTGGTGATGCCGGCGTCCAGGGCGGCTCGGACGCAGGCGAACGCGGCGTCCTGGTCGACCTGCGAGCCATGGGTGATCCAGTTGCCGTACGAGATCTCGCTGACCATCAGGCCGGAACGGCCCAGGTGTCGGAATTCCATGCCCTGACCCTAGCCCCACCGGAGGTACGAACGGCCAGGGCGATTCTCGACGCATCGGCTTGCGTGGCCGCCAGATGTGGTTGTCGCCACAGGCCGCGAGCGGGACCGCCCGCACCTCGGCCGCGACGACCGGACCGTCCAGGTCAGAGCATCGGGGTGGCGTCGCTGAGCAGTCCCTCGATCTCCGCGACGACCTCGTCCGGGTTGCGGAACACCGGGTCGATCAGCGACCCGCCGCGCCGGTCCAGTGCGCCCCACTGCCCGACGCCGTTGGTGGCCAGGAAGGCCACCGGATGGATCAGCAGCACCGGGTGGGCCGGAGCCACGAGCACCTGACCGGTCCGGTCCACCACACCCTTGCGCCCGGCCAGGTCGACCACGGCCAGCCCCTCGTCGGTGAAGCCGTCAACGTACCGGCCGTCGGCGAGCGTGGTGTGGAAACCGTGGTAGCGGGTCGGCACCACGATCTGCCCGCTGCGGTCCACGGCACCCCACCCCTCCCGGCGGACCGCCGCCACACCCCGGCGGAACGGCCGCACCTCGGCGAAACCGGGCGGCACCGCCACCGCACCCGCGGTGTCCACCGCCAGCCAGCCGCTGTCGTCCCGCACCACCCAGGCCAGCCCGTCGGAGAAGGGGCGCACCGCGAGGTAGGTCGGCTCGACCACCGTCTCACCGGTCAGGTCGATCAACGACCACCGGTCGCTCTGCGGGCCGCGTACCCAGGCCAGACCCTCCCGGAACGGCTGGGCCTCGGCGTACCGGGCCGGCACGGTCAGGTCACCAACGGCGTCGGCGTACCCCCACAGGCCCTCGTCGCCGTCGCGGGCGGGCACCGGGGCCCGCTCCCGCTCCAACACCTCGTCCCAACTACGCGGGTACGGCCCGAAGCCGCTCGCCCCGGCGCGCGCCGCGATCGCGTCCAGCCCGACGCGTACCCGGGCCAGCAACTCGGCGTCCCCCTCGCCGCGCAGGTCGAGAGCGCGCTCGAAGTGGTGGCACGCCTCCATCAACCGGCCCTGGTCGTAGCAGGAGCGGGCGGCGTGCTCGTGCAGGGCGGCGCGCAACCGGTCCGGCAGCTCCGCCGAGTTGGCCTCCGCGAACATCCGGTCCGCCTCGGCGAACTCGCCCCGCCAGCGCAACACGTGCGCCAACCGGGCCTGTGCCAGCGCGGACCGCCGCAGTTCCCCGGTCGCCTCCGCGTAGGTCAGGGCCATCCGGCCGTCGTCCAACGCGTCGTCGAGATCGCCGAGTACGCGCGAGGCCACCGCCCGCAGGCTCAGCAGCCGGGCCCGGGAACGGTTGTCCAGGGCGGAGGCGAGTTTGTCGGTGAGCCCCTGCCGGAGCTCGCGCAGGTCCTCCGGATCGTCGACCAGTTCGCGCAGCGTCGTCGGGTCGAGCCGCCAGCGGTAGTGCGCCAGCAACCGCTCGGGGTCGGCCGGTGCCTCGGGCTCGTCCTCCTGCTCCGGCTCGGCCTCGTACTCGTCGTCCGGCGGCCCCGTCGCCGCCGAGTCGGCGTCCGAGAACGCGGTGTCGGTGTCGGTTTCCGAGGGCGCGGTGTCGGTGTCGCTGTCTGGGCGTGCGGCGTCGGAGTGTGCGGTGTCGGTAACCGGCGGCGTGGTGTCGATGTCCGGTGGTGTGGTGCTGGTGTCGGATGGTGTGCTGTCGGATGGTGTGGTGTCGGCCGGGGGTGCGGCGGTGGTGTCCGACGGCGCAGCCTCGATGTACGGCGGTGCGGCCCCGGCGTGCGGTGGCGCGGACACCGGAGGGGCGGTCGTCGGCAAGGCGTCCACCTCCGGGAAGGGCCCGGACTCCGGCAAGGTGCCCGGGTCCGTCCCGGTCCGCCGATCCGGCGAGGTGGCGGGCACGGCGGAGACCGGTACGGCGGGCGGTGCGGAGACCGGCACCGACACGTCGGGAACCGGTGGTGTGGAGACCGGGCGTGTCGGGGCACCCGCATCGGCGCGGAGCGACGGCGTCGCAAGGGGTGGCGCCGGCGGTCCCGAAACCGGTCGGTCGGCCTCGGTCGACCCGGTGCTGAACCAGGAAGGCTCCACCGGTGCCCCGGGGGGACCGTGGCGGGCGGGTCGGTCGGGGGTGACCGCCGGAGCGGAACTGGCAGCCCCGAACCATCCCGGCCCGCTCTCCGACGGTGCCGGGGACGGCGAGTGTGCGGCCGGCTCGGCCGGCGGTGGGAGAAACCGGGTCGGCTTCGGAGCGGCGGGCTGGGACTCCGGCGTCTCCGAGACCGGTCGTTTGACCGCTGGCCGTTTGACCGCTGGCCGGTCAAACGGTGGGCGGTCAAGAGGCGGGTGTGTCGGCCCGGCGGCCGCAGGCGCGTGCATGGGCGGCGCGGAGACCGGTCGGTGGCTCGGTGGCGCGGAGACGGGTCGCTGACTCGGCGGCGCGCTGCCCGGCGGTGGAGCCGCGACCGGCCGCTGGCTCGGTGGTGCGGAGACCGGCGGTGGCGGCGCGGAGTTCGGTGACGTCGGAACGGCGCGGTGCGTGGGCGGTGGGGGCGTGGGCGGTGCGGAGACCGGGCGGGTCGGGGACGGGCCGGCGGCGGGTGGTACCGCTGCGACCGAGGGCGCCGGGGCTGGTGGTGGCGTGGCGACGACCGGTTGGTCGTGCAGGGGAGCGGGCCGCACCTGGTGCTCGTGCAGCGGTGCGGGGCGTACCTCGTGCTGGTGCAGCGGTGCCAGCCGAACGGTGTCCCCGGCGGGTGCCCGGTTCCCGGCTGCTGCGGGGGGCCGGTCCCGGTCCGGGCGGTCGAGACGATCCCGGTCGGGGCGAGCGGTGGCCCGGTCGCGGTCGGTGTCGTCGGTCCGGTCCGGGACTGCGGCGAGCGGCCGGTCCCGGTGCGTGACGTCGGGTCGGCCGCGCTCCGGCGCGGGGGAGACGGGACGGGCGCGGCCGGCGGCGGGCGACACCGGGCGGTCCGAGTCCGGCGCGGGAGAGACCGGTCGGTCGGGGACCACTGACAGGTGTGGACGGCCGGACCGGAGTACGTCGTCGTCGGGTGCGGGGGAGACGGGCCGGTCGAGGTCGGGACGCTGGGCGGCCGGTCGGTCGGTGTCGAACCGTTCGGGCCGGGCCGGGTCCGGGACGCCGGGGCGGCGGTGCTCGTCGGGCCGGTGCCGGTCGGCACCGGGTCCGGGTGCCGCCGGTCGCTGGTACTCGCGGTGGTCCCGCCCGGTGCTCGGGCGCAGCGGCCCGGGCGCGGGCCACGGCAGGTCTCCGCGTGCGGGCGCCGGCGCCCGCGCCGGTGGCTCGGGGCGTTCCCACTCGCCCCGCGTGGCGCGGATCGGCTCCTCGTCGACGTAGCCGTCCGGGTACGGAGCGCTGTCCGGGTCGCCCACGCTGACGTCGTCGCGGTAGTCGTACCGTTCCACCGCCGGGCGGTCGTCGACCGACGGCTCGCCGGGGTGGCTGCTCCATTGGTAGCGGGGTCGCGGGGAGGGGTCACCTGTCGACCGGCGGTCGACATCATCGGCCGGTCGACGCGCGGCGGGCAGCCGACGCCGGTCGTCGTCCGGCTCCGGCACCCAGCCGGGTTCCGGGCGCCCGGCGGGGGAGAACGGCGCGTTCCGGTCCCAGCGACCGTCGCGTCCGGTCGGCTCGGGCCGGCGTGGGCGCTCGGGATAGCGGTCCGGGTCGCGCTCGTCCCGACGGTCCGGGCCACGTCGGGCGTAGCGGTCCGGGTCGCGCTCGTCGCGGCGGTTCGGGTCACGTCGGGCGTGCCGGTCGAGGTCGCGGTCGTCGCGGCGGTCCGGGTCACGTCGGGCGTAGCGGTCCGGATCACGGCCGTCGGTGTCGCGGTCGTACCAGTCGGCGTCGCGGCGATCGGGGGCGTCCCAGCCGTAGCGGTCCGGGTCCCGCCGGTCCGGGTCCCGCCGGGCGTAGCGGGCGGTGTCGCGTCGGTCGTCCTCCGGCCGGGTGCGTCGGTCGTTGTCGCGTCGGTCGTAGCGGTCGGGTTCCCGCCGGTCGGTGTCGCGGCGGGCGTATCGGTCCGGCTCTCGCTGGTCGCGCCGGTCCAGGTCGGGTGGGGCGTACCGGTCGCGACGGTCCGGGTCCCTCGGCGGGTACCGGTCGGTGTCGCGCTGGTCGCGTCGGGGCGGTGCACCGGTGGCGCCCTGGGGACCCATCTCGGACCAGGTGATCCCGTCCCGTCCGCGCTCGGACCATCGGCCTTCGGCACCGGATCGCTCGGGACGCGTATCGGCGAACGACCGGTCGTACGACTGGGCGCCGGTGGCCCCGTCATGGCGTCGAGGATCCGGGACCTCCTGCCGCCCAGGCCGGCCGTCCGGCTCGTCGTCCCAGGAACGGCCCACGTACGTGCCGTCCGGGCGGGTCGGCGCGAGCGGCGGTACCTCGGCGCGGCCGACCGCGCTGGACCGGCTACGGCCGGGAGGCGGCTGACGGTCGACGCCGATGTCTCCCGGGTATCGCTGGCCCGGGAACTGGGGATGCCACTCGGCCGTCGGTTCGACGACCCAGGACGGATCGGCGGGGCCGGGCCACCGGTCGGCGTAGCCGCGACTCATCCGCCGGGCCCGTCGCTGCGGCCGGGACGTCGCCGGGTGGCGGCACCGGTCGCGGCACGGTGGTCGGCTCGCGTCCGCTCGCTCACGCCGATGTCACCTCGTCGGAAATGGTCGCGCTGGGCCCCCTGCGGGCCGGTTAAGTCGCTCGATCCCGGCACCGAATGGCTGCGCATGGAGGGTAGCGGCGCGGGCTCGTTCACCGCCACTGCGGCACCCTCGTCGAACCTAAACGTTATCCTATTGATCAGGACATTTAGGTCTTTGGTCGGGTCGGACTTCGGGCGATCCGCCACCCTTGGTCAACTCGCCGTCGCGGCACCCGCAGCGGGTCAGGGGTGCTCCATCACCAGCATCGCGAAGGTACCCGGCGCGAGGGCCTCGTAGCGGTGCGGGGCGTCGCCCGGGAAGGTCGCGTAGTCCCCCGGACCGTGGTCGCCCGTGGCTCGACCGACCGGCTGAACGGCACGTCGAGCGCCACCCCACGTCGAGCGCCACCCCGAGCTCCCACAGTGTCTCCACGCTGGGGTTACCGACACCGGACTCCAGCTGCGACAGGGCCGACCTGGCGATGCCGGCCCGCCGGGCTAGCTCGGTGAGGGAGATGTCCACCCGCCGCTCGTAGCGGAGGGCGGCGGCGATGGTGGCCAACGGGGGAGTGGGTTCGGGGGCCATGGTTCGCTCCGTCGGTCATGCTGTTCAAATTGACGAACGGCAGGGGCGTGTTCATCATGATGAACAATGCGTACGCCAGAACGAACGCCGGAGGCGGGCGTGCTCCGTGACGTCGCCGCCATCGGTGCGGCGATGGTCGCCGTGGGCGTCTCGTTCGGTGCGGTCGCCGTCGCGGCCGGAATCCCCGGCTGGGCCGCCGTGACCATGTCGGTGGTGGTGTACGCCGGAGGCGCGCAGTTCATGGCGGTCGGGTTGCTGGCCGCCGGTAGTCCGGTCGCCGCCGTCCTCGCCGGGCTGCTGCTCAACGCCCGGCACCTTCCGTTCGGGCTGACCCTCGGTGAAACGATCGGCCGTCGGCTGCGGGACCGCCTGCTCGGCAGTCACCTGATGACCGACGAGGCGACGGCGTTCACCCTGGCCCGGCCGCCCGGCGCCGACCGCCGCCGGGCGTTCTGGCTCGCCGGTGTGCTGCTCTTCCTGGCCTGGAACGTCGGCACCGTGCTCGGCGTGCTGGTCGGCGGGGTGGCCGGTGACCCGGCGGCACTCGGGTTGGACGCGGCCTTCCCGGCCGGTCTGATCGCCCTGCTGCTGCCCAGCCTGCGCGACCCCGAGACCCGGCGGGTGGCGCTGGCCGGTGCCGTGGTGGCGGTACTCACCACACCGCTGCTCCCGGCCGGTCTGCCGGTCCTGCTCGCGCTGGCCGGACCGGGGCTGCTGGCCGTCCAGCGGATCCGGGCCCGCTCCGCGCCGGCCGGCACGCCGGAGGCCGCTGCGCATGGTGGCACGCTGAAGACCTCCGCGCCGGGCGGTCTGCCGCAGATCGTTGCGCCGGGGAGCGGGCCGGTGCCCGTCGACGTGCACGACGTGCCGAGAGCCGACGCGCCGGGGACCGGGCCGGTGCCGGCGGGGCGAGGGGAGAAGGAGCCGTGCTGATCGCGGCGATCGTGGCGCTGGCCGTCGGGACGTACGCCTTTCGGGTGGCCGGGGTGCTGTTGCGTGACCGGCTCGACATGCCGGCGGGGGCGCGGCAGTTGCTGCCGGTCGGCGCGGCGGCCCTGCTGGCGGCGCTGGCGGCCACCGCGGCGCTGACCGAGGCGGGCGGGTTCGCGGGCTGGGCCCGCCCGACGGGAGTGCTGGTCGGGGTGGCGCTGGCGTGGCGGCGCGCGCCGTTCGTGGTGGTGGTCCTCGCCGCCGCCGGCACCGCCGCGGTGCTGCGCCTGCTCGGCGTGCCGTGACCGGTGCCGGTCGAAGACCGACGGGTCAGACCGGGTCGCCGAGGGCGACCCGGGGCTCCGGGGTACGCAGCTTGCGGAAGGTGATCGACCGCATGA from Micromonospora craniellae encodes the following:
- a CDS encoding WG repeat-containing protein, whose translation is MSRGYADRWPGPADPSWVVEPTAEWHPQFPGQRYPGDIGVDRQPPPGRSRSSAVGRAEVPPLAPTRPDGTYVGRSWDDEPDGRPGRQEVPDPRRHDGATGAQSYDRSFADTRPERSGAEGRWSERGRDGITWSEMGPQGATGAPPRRDQRDTDRYPPRDPDRRDRYAPPDLDRRDQREPDRYARRDTDRREPDRYDRRDNDRRTRPEDDRRDTARYARRDPDRRDPDRYGWDAPDRRDADWYDRDTDGRDPDRYARRDPDRRDDRDLDRHARRDPNRRDERDPDRYARRGPDRRDERDPDRYPERPRRPEPTGRDGRWDRNAPFSPAGRPEPGWVPEPDDDRRRLPAARRPADDVDRRSTGDPSPRPRYQWSSHPGEPSVDDRPAVERYDYRDDVSVGDPDSAPYPDGYVDEEPIRATRGEWERPEPPARAPAPARGDLPWPAPGPLRPSTGRDHREYQRPAAPGPGADRHRPDEHRRPGVPDPARPERFDTDRPAAQRPDLDRPVSPAPDDDVLRSGRPHLSVVPDRPVSPAPDSDRPVSPAAGRARPVSPAPERGRPDVTHRDRPLAAVPDRTDDTDRDRATARPDRDRLDRPDRDRPPAAAGNRAPAGDTVRLAPLHQHEVRPAPLHEHQVRPAPLHDQPVVATPPPAPAPSVAAVPPAAGPSPTRPVSAPPTPPPPTHRAVPTSPNSAPPPPVSAPPSQRPVAAPPPGSAPPSQRPVSAPPSHRPVSAPPMHAPAAAGPTHPPLDRPPFDRPAVKRPAVKRPVSETPESQPAAPKPTRFLPPPAEPAAHSPSPAPSESGPGWFGAASSAPAVTPDRPARHGPPGAPVEPSWFSTGSTEADRPVSGPPAPPLATPSLRADAGAPTRPVSTPPVPDVSVPVSAPPAVPVSAVPATSPDRRTGTDPGTLPESGPFPEVDALPTTAPPVSAPPHAGAAPPYIEAAPSDTTAAPPADTTPSDSTPSDTSTTPPDIDTTPPVTDTAHSDAARPDSDTDTAPSETDTDTAFSDADSAATGPPDDEYEAEPEQEDEPEAPADPERLLAHYRWRLDPTTLRELVDDPEDLRELRQGLTDKLASALDNRSRARLLSLRAVASRVLGDLDDALDDGRMALTYAEATGELRRSALAQARLAHVLRWRGEFAEADRMFAEANSAELPDRLRAALHEHAARSCYDQGRLMEACHHFERALDLRGEGDAELLARVRVGLDAIAARAGASGFGPYPRSWDEVLERERAPVPARDGDEGLWGYADAVGDLTVPARYAEAQPFREGLAWVRGPQSDRWSLIDLTGETVVEPTYLAVRPFSDGLAWVVRDDSGWLAVDTAGAVAVPPGFAEVRPFRRGVAAVRREGWGAVDRSGQIVVPTRYHGFHTTLADGRYVDGFTDEGLAVVDLAGRKGVVDRTGQVLVAPAHPVLLIHPVAFLATNGVGQWGALDRRGGSLIDPVFRNPDEVVAEIEGLLSDATPML
- a CDS encoding AzlD domain-containing protein, whose amino-acid sequence is MLIAAIVALAVGTYAFRVAGVLLRDRLDMPAGARQLLPVGAAALLAALAATAALTEAGGFAGWARPTGVLVGVALAWRRAPFVVVVLAAAGTAAVLRLLGVP
- a CDS encoding helix-turn-helix domain-containing protein, whose translation is MAPEPTPPLATIAAALRYERRVDISLTELARRAGIARSALSQLESGVGNPSVETLWELGVALDVGWRSTCRSAGRSSHGRPRSGGLRDLPGRRPAPLRGPRAGYLRDAGDGAPLTRCGCRDGELTKGGGSPEVRPDQRPKCPDQ
- a CDS encoding AzlC family ABC transporter permease, with amino-acid sequence MRTPERTPEAGVLRDVAAIGAAMVAVGVSFGAVAVAAGIPGWAAVTMSVVVYAGGAQFMAVGLLAAGSPVAAVLAGLLLNARHLPFGLTLGETIGRRLRDRLLGSHLMTDEATAFTLARPPGADRRRAFWLAGVLLFLAWNVGTVLGVLVGGVAGDPAALGLDAAFPAGLIALLLPSLRDPETRRVALAGAVVAVLTTPLLPAGLPVLLALAGPGLLAVQRIRARSAPAGTPEAAAHGGTLKTSAPGGLPQIVAPGSGPVPVDVHDVPRADAPGTGPVPAGRGEKEPC
- a CDS encoding aldo/keto reductase family protein, encoding MEFRHLGRSGLMVSEISYGNWITHGSQVDQDAAFACVRAALDAGITTFDTADVYAGTRAEDVLGRALEQERREGLEIFTKVYWPTGPGRNDRGLSRKHIMESINGSLRRLRTDYVDLYQAHRYDYSTPLEETMEAFADVVHSGKAHYIGVSEWKASQIREAHALARELRIPLVSSQPQYSMLWRVIESEVVPTSEELGIGQIVWSPMAQGVLTGKYQPGQPPPAGSRATDEKSGAGFIAKWLTDDVLTRVQQLRPLADQAGLTMAQLAVAWVLQNPNVSSAIIGASRPEQVHDNVKAAGVKLDAGLLKAIDEVVEPVTERDPARTESPAERR